The following proteins are co-located in the Theropithecus gelada isolate Dixy chromosome 19, Tgel_1.0, whole genome shotgun sequence genome:
- the SBK2 gene encoding serine/threonine-protein kinase SBK2 produces the protein MPGKQSEEGPVEAGASEDSEEEGLGGLTLEELQQGQEAARALEDMMALSAQTLVRAEVDELYEEVRPLGQGRYGRVLLVTHRQKGTPLALKQLPKPRTSLRGFLYEFCVGLSLGVHSAIVTAYGIGIESAQSYSFLTEPVLHGDLMAFIQPKVGLPQPAVHRCAAQLASALEHIHARGLVYRDLKPENVLVCDPDCRHFKLTDFGHTRPRGTLLRLAGPPIPYTAPELCAPPPLPEGLPIQPALDAWALGVLVFCLLTGYFPWDQPLAEADPFYEDFLMWQASGQPQDRPQPWFGLAPAADALLWGLLDPHPRRRSAVSSIREHLGRPWRQREGEAEEVGGVEEEAGQ, from the exons ATGCCCGGCAAACAGTCTGAGGAAGGGCCGGTGGAGGCAGGGGCTTCGGAGGACAGCGAGGAGGAGGGTCTGGGCGGCCTGACGTTAGAGGAGCTCCAGCAGGGCCAGGAGGCTGCCCGGGCGCTGGAGGACATGATGGCGCTGAGCGCTCAGACCCTGGTCCGAGCCGAGGTGGACGAGCTCTACGAGGAAGTGCGTCCCCTGGGCCAGGGCCGCTATGGCCGCGTCCTTCTGGTCACCCATCGTCAGAAAG GCACACCCCTGGCACTGAAGCAGCTCCCGAAACCCCGCACGTCCCTCCGCGGCTTCCTGTACGAGTTCTGTGTGGGGCTCTCGCTGGGCGTACACTCAGCCATCGTGACAGCCTACGGCATTGGCATCGAGTCAGCACAATCCTACAGCTTCCTGACAGAGCCCGTCCTGCACGGGGACCTCATGGCCTTCATCCAGCCCAAG GTGGGCCTCCCACAGCCCGCAGTGCACCGCTGCGCCGCCCAGCTGGCCTCCGCCCTGGAGCACATCCACGCCCGCGGCCTGGTGTACCGGGACCTGAAGCCGGAGAACGTCCTGGTGTGCGACCCGGACTGCCGGCACTTCAAGCTGACCGACTTCGGCCACACGAGGCCTCGCGGGACCCTGCTGCGCCTGGCCGGGCCGCCCATCCCCTACACGGCCCCCGAGCTCTGCGCGCCCCCGCCCCTCCCGGAGGGCCTGCCCATTCAGCCCGCCCTGGACGCCTGGGCGCTGGGCGTCCTGGTCTTCTGCCTGCTCACGGGCTACTTCCCCTGGGACCAGCCCCTGGCCGAGGCCGACCCCTTCTACGAGGACTTCCTCATGTGGCAGGCGTCGGGCCAGCCCCAGGACCGTCCTCAGCCCTGGTTCGGCCTGGCCCCCGCGGCCGACGCGCTTCTGTGGGGGCTGCTGGACCCTCACCCCCGAAGGAGGAGCGCTGTGAGCTCCATCAGGGAGCACCTGGGGCGCCCCTGGAGGCAGCGGGAGGGTGAGGCTGAAGAAGTGGGAGGGGTGGAAGAGGAGGCTGGGCAGTGA
- the SBK3 gene encoding uncharacterized serine/threonine-protein kinase SBK3 has protein sequence MERRASETPEDGDPEEDTATALQRLVELTASRVTPVRSLRDQYHLIRKLGSGSYGRVLLAQPHQGGPAVALKLLRQDLVPRSTFLREFCVGRCVSAHPGLLQTLAGPLQTPRYFAFAQEYAPCGDLSGMLQERGLPELLVKRVVAQLAGALDFLHSRGLVHADVKPDNVLVFDPVCSRVALGDLGLTRPEGSPTPAPPGPLPTAPPELCLLLPPDTLPLRPAMDSWGLGVLLFCAATACFPWDVALAPNPEFEAFAGWVTTKPQPPRPPPPWDQFAPPAMALLQGLLDLDPETRSPPLAVLDFLGDNWGLQGNREGPGVLGSVSYEDGEEGGSSLEEWTDDGDDGKSGGRTGTDGGAP, from the exons ATGGAGCGCAGGGCCTCCGAGACCCCTGAGGATGGGGACCCAGAG GAGGACACAGCCACAGCCCTCCAACGGCTGGTGGAGCTGACGGCCAGCAGGGTGACCCCCGTGAGGAGCCTTCGGGACCAGTACCACCTCATCCGGAAGCTGGGCTCCGGCTCCTACGGCCGCGTGCTCCTCGCCCAGCCTCACCAGGGGG GTCCGGCTGTGGCTCTGAAGCTCCTGCGTCAGGATTTGGTCCCGAGAAGCACCTTCCTGAGGGAGTTCTGTGTGGGCCGCTGCGTCTCTGCACACCCAGGCCTGCTGCAGACCCTGGCAGGACCCCTACAGACCCCCCGCTATTTTGCCTTCGCCCAGGAGTACGCGCCCTGTGGGGACCTCAGCGGGATGCTGCAGGAAAGG GGCCTTCCCGAGCTGCTGGTGAAACGGGTGGTGGCCCAGCTGGCAGGAGCTCTGGATTTCCTCCACAGCCGGGGGCTGGTCCATGCAGATGTCAAGCCGGACAACGTGCTGGTCTTCGACCCGGTCTGCAGCCGTGTGGCCCTGGGAGACCTGGGTCTGACCCGGCCGGAGGGCAGCCCGACCCCTGCCCCACCAGGGCCTCTGCCCACGgcaccacctgagctctgcctcctgctacCGCCCGACACTCTGCCTCTGCGGCCAGCCATGGACTCCTGGGGCCTGGGGGTGCTTCTCTTCTGTGCTGCCACTGCCTGTTTCCCTTGGGACGTGGCACTGGCCCCCAACCCTGAGTTTGAGGCCTTCGCTGGCTGGGTGACCACCAAGCCCCAGCCACCTCGGCCACCACCACCCTGGGACCAGTTTGCACCCCCAGCCATGGCCTTGCTCCAGGGGCTTCTGGACCTGGATCCTGAGACTAGGAGCCCCCCACTGGCTGTCCTGGACTTCCTGGGGGACAACTGGGGGTTGCAGGGGAACAGAGAGGGCCCTGGGGTTTTGGGGAGCGTGTCCTATGAGGACGGAGAGGAGGGAGGCTCAAGCCTGGAGGAGTGGACAGATGACGGCGATGACGGCAAAAGTGGCGGGAGGACGGGGACAGATGGGGGAGCTCCCTGA